The DNA region ATAAATTTATAATTCCTAAGTTTAAAGTAATTAAAGCTATTAAAGAAATTAAAGCTTCTGGTCCAGCTTTAGCAGCTTGTCCTACTATACCGGCAATTCCAACAGGTCCCATAACTTCAGTCGTTTTAACTTTGCCGGTAAATAATTGACCAATAGTATCAATCATTGCTTTTAATAATGTATTAGCCCATTGTATGGAAACAGTTATTATTTCAAAACCTTTTGGTCGCCATTTATCAAAAGCAAATTTTAATACTGCAGGTTCTTGAAGTATTTTAAGAAATTCTGATTTGTTCAATGTTATATTAATATCTTTCCCGTTTCTTGATACGAGTATTTTTAAATTTTCAGAGTCAAAGCCATTTTTGAATTCAATTATTTTATTATTTAATATTGTAATCATTTTATCTTCGGTTCGCATAGATATAGAAGTCAGATTTTTTATTAGGTCAAGGCCATTATTGATTTTAATACCATTAATATTTTTTATTATATCATTTGCTTGAAAAGGTGATATGTCCTTGTTAATAGTATTAGAAAATGTTGCAAAATAAACGCCTATAGCATATCTTTTGGGTGAAATAGTATACCCTTCTAATTTTCCTTCGATTTTGACACCATTTTCTAATTCAATAATTAATCTATCACCTTTTTCTAAGTTTGGCAATATATCTTTAATTTTTTCTGGAGGATTCATATTAAATGATTTAATATAAAGAGAATTTAAATTAATATCATAATCAGATTTGAAAATTAATGTATATTCAGGGTCATACAATTTAGGAATTATATTTAAATTAATGTTTTCTCCATTTCTTATAATATCTAAATTCAGTTCTTTTCCTTCTTTTATAGCAAGACTTAAAATTGAACTATCAAAAACTATATTTCCGTTAACCTTTTTTATAACGTCTCCAGGTTGAATACCAGCGTAATATGCAGGTGAATCTTTAATCGTCTCTTCAATTTTCACTTCTGGAAATCCATATAATATTCCAGAAATAGATAATACAATATATCCTAATATAATAGAAAATAGTGGTCCTGCAAAGGCAATTAAAAATTTTTGCCAAGGTTTTTTATTATAGAATAGATTTGGGTCATCTGATAATTCATCTGTTTCTATCTCTTCACCCGCTATTTTCACATAACCTCCAATTGGAATTAAATTAAAACGAAATTCCGTTTCTTTTCCTTTATAAGAAAATAATTTTGGTCCCATACCAATAGAAAACTCTTCAACCTTTGTTTTAAAAAGTTTCGCAAAAATAAAATGACCTAATTCATGAAAAAAGACAACTATTGTTATAACTACAATAAACCAAAAAAGTGTTAACATCAAAACACCTCCAACTTTCATCTTTTATTATATTAAATTCTAACATATATATGTTAATAAGGTATAATGATATTGTATAGAAGATTTCACTAATACAAAATAATGAATGAATATATGTCAAACAGTTAATTTAAACACCACTCAATCAATTCACGAACGATTAACAAAATTAACAAAGATGTAAGTTGACAAAGCAAGAGAAAGGTGGTAATATATATACTCGGACGCGGACGAAGAGCCGCGGGAGGAAAAGAAGGAAAAGGGAAATAAGGAAGAAGCTCCTTGACAAGTGAACAGAGACACCCAGCGGAAGTAAAAAGAGAGAGTTAAGTGATCGAACTCGAAATCTTGGATGGA from Marinitoga hydrogenitolerans DSM 16785 includes:
- a CDS encoding M50 family metallopeptidase — encoded protein: MLTLFWFIVVITIVVFFHELGHFIFAKLFKTKVEEFSIGMGPKLFSYKGKETEFRFNLIPIGGYVKIAGEEIETDELSDDPNLFYNKKPWQKFLIAFAGPLFSIILGYIVLSISGILYGFPEVKIEETIKDSPAYYAGIQPGDVIKKVNGNIVFDSSILSLAIKEGKELNLDIIRNGENINLNIIPKLYDPEYTLIFKSDYDINLNSLYIKSFNMNPPEKIKDILPNLEKGDRLIIELENGVKIEGKLEGYTISPKRYAIGVYFATFSNTINKDISPFQANDIIKNINGIKINNGLDLIKNLTSISMRTEDKMITILNNKIIEFKNGFDSENLKILVSRNGKDINITLNKSEFLKILQEPAVLKFAFDKWRPKGFEIITVSIQWANTLLKAMIDTIGQLFTGKVKTTEVMGPVGIAGIVGQAAKAGPEALISLIALITLNLGIINLLPIPALDGGRIVFSIYEMITGKRTNPKVEAMIHTIGFLILMGLFVYFTYNDILRFFR